A window from Myxococcus fulvus encodes these proteins:
- a CDS encoding arginyltransferase: MALLLAHDVEPPRPCSYLPERQASLENLVLRDVSPKEYEHLLVRGWRRFGPVYFRPACADCQECVSLRVPVEGFRPNRSQRRARAACAHLRVEVGVPKADEERLALYRDWHAEREASREWEPSPLTVREYSLQFSFPHPSAREVAWYDDAAEGGPRLVALGICDETPHAWSAVYFFYDPDYARLSPGTANVVFQVELAKARGIPHVYLGFRVQACASLRYKGGFRPHELLQGRPALDAEPTWVPASDAPEPEPVGP; the protein is encoded by the coding sequence ATGGCCCTCCTGCTGGCACACGACGTCGAGCCCCCGCGCCCCTGCAGCTACCTGCCCGAGCGGCAGGCGTCGCTGGAGAACCTGGTGCTGCGGGACGTGTCGCCGAAGGAGTACGAGCACCTGCTGGTGCGCGGCTGGCGGCGCTTCGGGCCGGTGTACTTCCGGCCCGCCTGCGCGGACTGCCAGGAGTGTGTGTCGCTGCGTGTCCCGGTGGAGGGCTTCCGGCCCAACCGCAGCCAGCGTCGGGCCCGGGCCGCGTGCGCCCATTTGAGGGTGGAGGTCGGTGTCCCCAAGGCCGACGAGGAGCGGCTGGCGCTCTACCGGGACTGGCACGCGGAGCGCGAGGCCTCGCGGGAGTGGGAGCCCTCGCCGCTCACCGTGCGCGAGTACTCGCTCCAGTTCTCCTTCCCGCACCCCTCCGCGCGCGAGGTGGCCTGGTACGACGACGCAGCCGAGGGCGGCCCGCGGCTGGTGGCGCTGGGCATCTGCGACGAGACGCCGCACGCGTGGAGCGCGGTGTATTTCTTCTACGACCCGGACTACGCGCGGCTGTCCCCGGGCACGGCCAATGTGGTGTTCCAGGTGGAGCTGGCGAAGGCGCGGGGCATCCCCCACGTGTACCTGGGCTTCCGCGTCCAGGCGTGCGCGTCCCTGCGCTACAAGGGCGGCTTCCGTCCGCACGAGCTGCTCCAGGGGCGGCCCGCGCTGGACGCCGAGCCCACGTGGGTGCCCGCCTCCGACGCGCCGGAGCCCGAGCCCGTCGGGCCCTGA
- a CDS encoding glycosyltransferase family 2 protein, protein MSAIDVSVVMPTHRREKEVVEAIRSVLRQEGVHVEVIVLDDTPEGTARASVEGLGDSRVRYVVNDPPSKGRPAVVRNHGVTLARGRYLHFLDDDDMLAEGALHAMVSALDARPDAGVAVGWVVPFGDDADWLKDKSEYFQWAAKVGASTPNSAWTVAHILFRGTLYVNSACMVRREHFATLGGFDASIPVYEDVDFYLRGIRAFGHVYVDRPILHYRTGRPSLMHNLGKDGTLVMQSNEMIHGKYRKTNGALEYRALQLLMRTLPFDIAKKLPLWLPKQGRVS, encoded by the coding sequence ATGTCCGCAATCGATGTCTCGGTGGTGATGCCCACCCACCGACGAGAGAAGGAAGTGGTGGAGGCCATCCGCTCGGTGCTCCGCCAGGAGGGGGTGCACGTCGAGGTCATCGTGTTGGATGACACGCCGGAGGGCACCGCCCGGGCGTCGGTGGAGGGGCTGGGCGACTCTCGCGTGCGCTACGTGGTGAATGACCCTCCGTCCAAGGGTCGCCCCGCGGTGGTGCGAAACCACGGCGTGACGCTGGCCCGTGGCCGCTACCTGCACTTCCTGGACGACGACGACATGCTCGCCGAGGGCGCGCTGCACGCCATGGTGAGCGCGCTGGACGCGCGCCCCGACGCGGGCGTGGCGGTGGGCTGGGTGGTGCCGTTCGGCGACGACGCGGACTGGCTCAAGGACAAGAGCGAGTACTTCCAGTGGGCCGCCAAGGTGGGCGCCAGCACGCCCAACAGCGCGTGGACGGTGGCGCACATCCTGTTCCGCGGGACGCTGTACGTGAACTCCGCGTGCATGGTGCGCCGCGAGCACTTCGCGACGCTGGGCGGCTTCGACGCGTCCATCCCCGTCTACGAGGACGTGGACTTCTACCTGCGCGGCATCCGCGCCTTCGGCCACGTCTACGTGGACCGCCCCATCCTGCACTACCGCACCGGCCGGCCCTCGCTGATGCACAACCTGGGCAAGGACGGCACGCTGGTGATGCAGTCCAACGAGATGATCCACGGCAAGTACCGCAAGACCAACGGCGCGCTGGAGTACCGCGCGCTGCAGCTGCTCATGCGGACGCTGCCGTTCGACATCGCCAAGAAGCTGCCCTTGTGGCTGCCCAAGCAGGGCCGGGTCTCATGA
- a CDS encoding alpha/beta hydrolase → MTALRPRLLVPLVLLLGVLASMGLLFVKGHRIGQGLLHPPHVPVTRPSATPELDAMRDVAFTNTDGLTLRGWYVPSNNRAAVVLVHGFADNRAQLLFEARALARAGYGVLLFDLRAHGESGGDRVTWGDRERRDVTAALDFVAARPDVDPARLGLFGFSMGGTTALLVAEHDARVKAVAAAGAYPALEADVYSGYGKWGALSAEPVLWTLRRAGVDVDAVRPIDGMCQLKGRPLLLVNGDVDPDAPAKLQASLFRAACEPKTLWVVEGAGHGEYARVAPEEYARRLREHFDRALLGAG, encoded by the coding sequence ATGACCGCGCTCCGCCCACGACTCCTCGTCCCCCTGGTCCTGCTCCTCGGCGTGCTCGCGTCCATGGGGCTGCTCTTCGTGAAGGGGCACCGCATCGGCCAGGGCCTGTTGCACCCACCCCATGTGCCGGTGACGCGGCCGTCCGCCACGCCGGAGCTGGACGCGATGCGGGACGTCGCCTTCACCAACACGGACGGGCTGACGCTGCGCGGCTGGTACGTGCCCTCGAACAACCGCGCCGCGGTGGTGCTGGTGCATGGCTTCGCGGACAACCGCGCGCAGCTGCTCTTCGAGGCGCGCGCGCTGGCCCGGGCCGGCTACGGCGTGCTGCTGTTCGACCTGCGCGCGCATGGCGAGAGCGGCGGAGACCGCGTGACGTGGGGAGACCGCGAGCGCCGCGACGTGACGGCCGCGCTGGACTTCGTGGCGGCCCGGCCGGACGTGGACCCCGCGCGGCTAGGGCTCTTCGGCTTCTCCATGGGCGGCACCACCGCGCTGCTGGTGGCCGAGCACGACGCGCGCGTGAAGGCGGTGGCCGCCGCGGGCGCGTACCCCGCGCTGGAGGCGGACGTGTACTCGGGCTACGGCAAGTGGGGCGCCTTGAGCGCGGAGCCCGTGCTGTGGACGCTGCGCCGCGCGGGCGTGGACGTGGACGCGGTGCGCCCCATCGACGGCATGTGCCAGCTCAAGGGCCGCCCGCTGCTGCTCGTCAACGGCGACGTGGACCCGGACGCGCCGGCCAAGCTCCAGGCCAGCCTGTTCCGCGCGGCCTGCGAGCCCAAGACGCTGTGGGTCGTCGAGGGCGCGGGCCATGGCGAGTACGCCCGCGTGGCCCCGGAGGAGTACGCGCGCCGGCTCCGTGAGCACTTCGACCGGGCCCTGCTGGGCGCGGGCTGA
- a CDS encoding pyridoxal-dependent decarboxylase produces MSLKSRFVGTAKRQVKQTLRPVLQRAMAPARTEIPASYWGLQNVPGQGLSLEGVALKSLVERFGSPLHVVHLAALKRNVERFLAVPPGRAGGCEVFYSYKTNPIPGVLEVLHGMGVGAEIISAYELWLALRLGVAPERIVYNGPVKSEASVREAIGRGIQLLAANHAEELGLFARVAAELNKRPRVAVRVSTDSGWAAQFGTPIAGGAALRAYAQARASSHLDVVGLHAHRGATIRTEGELTGFVEAVLGFTDTLHQELGLDLEVLDLGGSLCTPSVEHIAERDWRLNLTFFRDVPAPDPAASLDISRYVALVVEMVESHYAKKGRARPRIFLEPGRAMTGDTQLLLGSVHTLKAGEDRTWAVLDAGVNHAECVRNEYHQLFHVDRPDAPAERVYTVVGPICTPGDTLYHAKRLPELVEGDTLAIMDAGAYFVPFATSFSYPQPAIIALDAGEARLLRRAETFEDQVALDTVAKSPGKPEAA; encoded by the coding sequence ATGAGCTTGAAGAGTCGTTTCGTCGGCACGGCCAAGCGTCAGGTGAAGCAGACGCTCCGGCCCGTGCTCCAGCGGGCCATGGCGCCCGCGCGCACGGAGATTCCCGCGTCGTACTGGGGGCTCCAGAATGTCCCTGGCCAGGGCCTGAGCCTGGAGGGCGTGGCGCTCAAGTCGCTGGTGGAGCGCTTCGGCTCGCCGCTGCACGTGGTGCACCTGGCGGCGCTCAAGCGCAACGTGGAGCGCTTCCTCGCGGTGCCCCCGGGGCGCGCGGGCGGGTGCGAGGTGTTCTACTCGTACAAGACGAACCCGATTCCCGGCGTGCTGGAGGTGCTGCACGGGATGGGCGTGGGCGCGGAGATCATCTCCGCCTACGAGCTGTGGCTGGCGCTGCGGCTGGGCGTCGCGCCCGAGCGCATCGTCTACAACGGCCCGGTGAAGTCGGAGGCCTCGGTGCGCGAGGCCATCGGCCGGGGCATCCAGCTGCTCGCCGCGAACCACGCGGAGGAGCTGGGCCTGTTCGCGCGCGTCGCGGCGGAGCTGAACAAGCGTCCGCGCGTGGCGGTGCGGGTGAGCACCGACAGCGGCTGGGCGGCGCAGTTCGGCACGCCCATCGCGGGCGGCGCGGCGCTCAGGGCGTATGCGCAGGCGCGGGCGTCGTCGCACCTGGACGTGGTGGGACTGCACGCGCACCGGGGCGCCACCATCCGCACCGAGGGCGAGCTGACGGGCTTCGTGGAGGCGGTGCTCGGCTTCACGGACACGCTGCACCAGGAGCTGGGGCTGGACCTGGAGGTGTTGGATTTGGGCGGCAGCCTCTGCACGCCGTCGGTGGAGCACATCGCCGAGCGCGACTGGCGCCTCAACCTCACCTTCTTCCGGGACGTGCCGGCGCCAGACCCGGCGGCGTCGCTGGACATCTCGCGCTACGTGGCGCTCGTGGTGGAGATGGTGGAGTCGCACTACGCGAAGAAGGGGCGCGCGCGGCCGCGCATCTTCCTGGAGCCGGGCCGCGCCATGACGGGCGACACGCAGCTCCTGCTCGGCAGCGTGCACACGCTCAAGGCGGGCGAGGACCGGACGTGGGCGGTGCTCGACGCGGGCGTGAACCATGCCGAGTGCGTGCGCAACGAGTACCACCAGCTCTTCCATGTGGACCGGCCGGACGCGCCCGCCGAGCGCGTCTACACGGTGGTGGGCCCCATCTGCACGCCGGGCGACACGCTGTACCACGCCAAGCGGCTGCCCGAGCTGGTCGAGGGCGACACGCTGGCCATCATGGACGCGGGCGCGTACTTCGTGCCGTTCGCGACGTCCTTCTCGTATCCGCAGCCGGCCATCATCGCGCTGGACGCGGGTGAGGCGCGGCTCTTGCGCCGGGCGGAGACGTTCGAGGACCAGGTGGCGCTCGACACGGTGGCGAAGAGCCCAGGCAAGCCCGAAGCGGCCTGA